The Arachis duranensis cultivar V14167 chromosome 9, aradu.V14167.gnm2.J7QH, whole genome shotgun sequence genomic sequence ttttaatggGGTTGTTATAAGTTgtgatgataaaaataatttttagatgcAAAAATCCAATCTTAAGCATTAAAAATGTTAATTTGCTAGTACTTAAATATTGAAAGAAGAGTAGTCAAGAAGAGTAGTCAATATATGATTTAAACTTCCATTCTGTTTTAACAATGGAAATATAAGTTTTCGAGAAATTATGATAAATAGAGACGATGATGTGCGAACAATGTTCCGTAATTTTAGTGgttttcaaacaaatttttttacacTTGAGTTGTATATTGATTTTGAAGATGTAAGTGGAGGTAAAAGCAATTCTTACTTGGTAAGAcatatcttttattaatattgttagtgtttaaattattattattattattattattattattattattattattattattggatacAAAGTATATGCTCTATATTTGCTTCGTATTGAAGATCCTGTTCATTAGAAACATATCctgttaataataaaatttaagatatacTGTTGTAATataatcttattattattattaactttcttgttttgttaaCGAAGATGTATGAAGAGTTTGAGCATCATGAATTTGAAGGAGTAGGATTGGAttttgaaaatgatgatgagtcTGACGATTATGTCTCACACGAAGATGTCAAAATGAGTGGTTTCATAATGACGGAGAAAACGAGAATAACGATGATAAAGAAGTATCAAATTTCACATTGCCTAATACTAAATATCAATATGACTGTCTAATATTTATGTGTGTACTAGACCTTGACATTATACGTGCGTCTGAGTATCTCGAGGGTTTGAACATTGATCATTTCATTGTGAATGATGATGaattagtttttagtgagaTGTTTGTGAATAAAGAAGTTGTGATTGCAAGACTTAAGGCGTACAGTATAAAAAGATCGGTATATTATATTGTGAAAGAGTCATCCCCAACTACTTATTATTGTAGGTGTCAACAGTTCGGACAATCTTACTAATAGATCATTAGGGTATCATACAGAAAAAATAAGTTCTTTTGGAAAGTTAGAAATTACAATGGACCTCACAGTTGTATACAATCTAGGTTGTCCCAAGACCACTCTAAACTTGATTCAGGAATAATGGCTGCATACGTAAAGCCTGTGATAACAGCTGACCTGTCAATGAAAGTTAAGCTTGTAATTACAGAAATTCAGAACCATTTCAATTACACACCCACTTATCGGAAAGCCTAGCTTGCAAAACAATGTGCCGTTGAAAAAGTTTATGATAATTGGGAGTCCTCTTATCAAGAATTACCATTGCAAAATAACTAATTCTAATGATATATTTAtacttttctttaattaattcaTCAAATGAATAATTAAAGATATTGTAATTGATTAAGAAATTTGGTCTTAAGTTTAAGATAATAATTATTCTacaaaataattagttattacggtattttttaattactgaGTCTCGCTGTTagaaatttatagaaaaattcTAACTTAGCAAGTAAAGTTTaactgtaatttttttaaaaaatttttatcatatttgatGAGAATAAGATTGATGAGGTGTAATGATAAAAATGTGGAGAAGAGAAAATTGTGgcttcataaaaaaaattggtttgattttgaaagagTGGAGTTGGTTTAGTTTGGTTcaagtttgatttaattttttggttctttatttttctctagCTAATCTTCCTAGAGACTTCATGAATTTTGATTGAAGATAACTCCTTGATGTTATGGCCAAATTgttaaagaaagaagaatataGTTTAATAATTAAACCGTAAGATTACTGTTTTTAAACCGTATCGGTTTAAACAACAGAAAACTGAAAAATTAGTAGCGGAGACTATCCTGGCTCCAAATCATATCTAGAATATTTTACCAAGGCtaaataaatcaacaaaagCTAGTAATAAGGTTTATATAGATGAATTTAACTTAGCGGTCAAATTCATCGTTATCAGCACAGTTTTTGGTCTATGACACGCTTTTACTTATTATtatactttcttttcttttcaattatcCATCATAAATCTACCTTATAAGAAGTGTTATTAGAACCACCAATGAATTTTGAATTGATTGTGGGAGTATCTCAAAACAAATCATGGGAATTAAGTCAAACTGTTCAGGTTTCTTTTTAAGATTATTTGAAACCTTTCTTTGGTTGTTATCGAGACTTTGATTCCAAAACCAAGCATATTGAAGTGGCATAAATGGTGGCCTTTGAGGTAGAAGTATGGGAAGATTAGAATAATGCATCATTTAGGTGTAATGCTTTGGAGCTTGAGCTAGTGTATATGGAGGATTTGGTGAATTGAAACTCATGTGACTATTAACTCTATTTTCTACTACATGGgtcttcccttctttcttcttttgtatTTGAAGCTTCTTTATATNNNNNNNNNNNNNNNNNNNNNNNNNNcgaattttttatttttcaaatcactTTCAACCCTTTCTCTAATTATGACTATATTTGAAAAGTTTGATGATACACTTCCAACCATCCTATCATAAAAAGGATATTCGAGTATATTGATAAACATGgtgatagttttttttttagtaattagaGGCTCCACGTCTGGAGCAATTTCTCTCTATCTTTAAGCATACtccttaaaaattttactttcttttttagtCATGTTCTTCAAGTGAAATCTATCAAGTGTCATGTCAATGTTGTATTTGTATTGCTTTAAGAATGCATTTGCTAAATCTTTTTAGCTCTTTATGAGAGATAGTTTCAAGTGTGCATACTAGTTAGATGCAACTCCTGTTAAATTATCTTGAAAATAATAGATCAACAACTTTTCATCTCGTGCATATGAACCCATCTTCCAGCAATACATAGTCAAGTGATTCTTTGGACAAACGGTCcctttgtatttttctctcaattttcgaTTGCACTAAATGTATCCTCCAGTTTGATCTCCGAGCTATATACAGATCCTTCTATCCAATTTCGACATGAGTCAGCAGGCGGAGCACTGACCTGGCGCTGCCACTTTCATGTAGGATGTCTAAAACGNNNNNNNNNNNNNNNCTTGGGTAAGGTGATCATTCATAagtctttctcttcttctcttaaACTGtttcatctcctcttccttcAGAGAATGTCATCACAGTAGGGCACCTTCACATTAGGATTTGCTGAGTTTTTTATCAGGAGAAGGAAGGACACCAACCTTAGGAAGTTGCTAAACCAGAGAGTACCATCATCGTGAGTATCAACAAGGTTAGCAATATTGTTAcgaattgaaaagaatttttctttttgggtaCTCATTGATCGTTCTTCACTTGAGTTGTTGTTTGAGGTGATTTCATTtacttttgctatttttttgagatttttatgctattagattttttatggttACTATGTTAGGGTGGGGTTTGGTTTgctctatttttttatgtatgaaatagaaaattttttccATTAATATTACTCAAGTGGAGTTGTGATACACTGTTAGTGCTACAtgtgtttaatttgtttatttatatatcttGCAAATGGATAAAGTTTTGGACATTATGTTTCATCATGGAGGAACTTTTGAAAAGGGTGTTGACGGAAAGATGGGTTACTATCCTGATAATAGAAGCTGCTTGGGTGATCTTGAGGTGGATAGGTTGGATGTATTTTATCTGAGAAACTCTTAAAGGACTAGGTTATAACAGAATGAAGGAAGTTTGGTGGCTTGTACCTGAGAAGAACATAGAGGTGGGTTCACAAAACCAGGGTCTTattgataattttattgaacATGAGGTTTCATTACCTGAACTGCTGCAAGGGAAGGAGGTTATGATATATATTGATGATCAAGTAAGggatcttggagagcaagcaaAGAAAAATGCCGAATCCGTCCCACACCATTATGCCAATTCCAATGCTGAAAAGACTCCCACTATTAATATTAGTCTATCTAGTGAGTAGGAGGTTAAAGCCTCGGTTATGGTGCCTAATGAATAACAACTAAAAATGAAGACTAAGATAGTCCCCAAACCAACTCAAACCAAAGTGAACAAGAGGAATTGTTTGAGGTCTGCTACTGGAATAGGTTGCACAAAGGGTCAGAAAAAGGCGCAAGGTAGCAAGATACTTGTAATATTGTTGTCCTCTAATGAAGACTCCTCTAATTCTGATGAGAGTTCAGAAGATGAGCCCTATAAACCAGTTAGGAAAGACAGCTCATCTGATTCATGTGTTGGGGACCTATTCCTTCACATAagctaaaaaaatagaaagaaaactaCAAATAAGAGTGATGGAAGGGGTAAGGGCAAGAGCAAGGAGAAGGAGAATATATGTGTTGATAACGATGCTTTTGTAGAGGATGTTTCTGATTTTGAAATAGATCTTGGATTTGTGGGAGGTGGTAGGTTTGAGAATTGTGATGCCTATGATCTTGGGACTGATTCTAATGGTACAAACTTCTGGCTTTTGTTGAAGATAATGACTCCACCGAATTCTGAAGATGAACTAGAGGAAGAGGCTGAATCTGATGAGGTATTCTAGTTTTTAGGGAGGGTGCTAGGTTTGGTGAGTTACATTTAGAGGTTGGAATGAAAAAGAGGCTGTTAGAGAGTATACCATCCAGGAGGGAAGGCGTATTCGATTCAAGAAGAATGATAGGAAGAGCTTAAAGGCAATATGCAAGGTGAAGGAATGTAGCTGGATTATTCTTGCTTCGAAGGGACATGAGGATACTTGCTGGCAAGTGAAGACGTTCAAAGATGATCATACTTGTGCAAGAGAGGATAAGCACAAAACAGCCAACAGAAACTGGGTTGCTAGTAAATTGGTGAGGAAAGTGAAAAAGTATCCCAACTTTAAATATTGTAATGCTAATACATTCTTCAAGACCAAGTATGATTTGTCATTGAATAGGAATTCAATCTCAAGCGAATTGTCTAATACTAGAAACGTTATCTATAGTGATGAAAAGGCAAAATATGCCTTAGTAAGGGACTATAAGGAGACACTTTGAAAACTAACTCGAGTTTGACTGTTCAGATTTGCACTATTCCGCAGTCAAATGGTGAGGTAATTTTTGAGAATACGTATGTCTGTTTAAGTGGATGCAAGAATGGCTTCAAGGCCAGCTGTCGTCCACTTATTGGACTTGATGGAGCTTTCCTAAAGACTGTGTTTGGAGGCCAAATTCTTTCAACTGTTGCGCAGGATGCTAATCATCACATATATGTCATTACATGGGCAATTGTGGAAATTGAGAACACAGCGAATTTGGAAGTGATTCCTAGAACTGTTGCACCAAAATTTGGGAGATTACAAGACACATAGTTGGTACTTTATTTCTGACATACAAAAGGTATTTAACTTATTATGCCTATGATGCTTTATTCTGAGTTGgtaaatattatttaacttattattgTTATGATGCTTGCACTATATCATATTAGTTGCTATTGCTATGTTTAAAGGACTTGTTTAGGTGCACGATAACAAAAGTTAGGGACTTTTATGGTGAGTGAACAACAATGTGAGGGACTATTATAGTGAGTGAAACCCAATATGAGGGATTGCTATGGGTCACAACATTGAATACTTATGGACTCTAATTTGTAACAATTTGTGGATATGAATGCCTAATTATATGCGTTAACTTTGGGTTGCAGGGCCTGATTCATGCTGTGCAGGAGGTGATGCCTAATGTGCATCACTGATTATGTGCATGGCATCTTTGgagaaattataataaatagtgAAAAGATCTAGAACTTAGGGGCTTATTATGGGATTGTGCATGTGCCACTACTTATAAAGAGTTTAAGGAATATATGAAAAAGATGAAGCAGCTTAATGCGGATGCATGGGCATACCTAAAAAAATGGTCGAGACATTCTTAGACTAGATCACAGTTCAGTCACAAGCCAAAGTTAGATTCAATTTGTAACAACGCGCGTGAATTCGAAGTATTCAATACAAAGATAAAGGAAGCTAGGGGAAAGCCGATAATCACATTGCTTGAAGAAGTGAGGATGTTTATAATGAAGACAATGGCCAAAAATAAGGTGAAGCAGGATAATCATGTGAAGATACTTCCCCCAGTAATCAAGAGCAGACTTAAGAAGGTGAGGAAGGAATCTAAACACTGGAAACCAATTTGGGCTGGAGACACTGGCTATGAGAAGTTCGAGTGCATGGACATCCTACGAACTATGTAGTTGACTTAGGGAAAAGGCTATGTACTTGCCAATTTTGGATGCTAACTGGTAATACTTTTAACTCTCTGTCAAAAATACATTACTTAGTTACTGGATTATTGTTTTGATGTTTGGTTCGATTAATAGTTAATTAGTCTACCTAGTTACTTAATTATCACCAAATTTATGATACAAGTTTCGTGATTACTTAGTCACCAATATGTTTTGCTGGTTAATCAGTTAGATAGTTGCTTGattacttatttaattacttagtAGTTATTTGGTTATTATTTCTACTATTGCAGGAATTTTGTGTGTTTATGCTTGTGCTGCTATTGCTAGAGTGAACAAACATCCAAAGAATTTCTATCACAAGCTATTGACTATGGAGTCATATAAAGTCACTTACAGTCACCACATCAACCCCCTACCTGGCCAACAATTATAGGAACGATCTGAATATAATAGACCTTTGACACCATTTGTTAAGAGAAAACTTGGATAGCTCCAAACCAAGAGGAGAAACGATGCGGATGAAGGAGGACAATCTAACAAGAAATCAAAGGCAACTACCACTTTGAAGAGGCAATTACGACCATTTACTTGCAAGTATTGTCTGCAAAAGGGTCATACAAAAAGAGGATGTCAGAAAAAGAGAGATGCCAATGTTGCAAAAACTGCTACTGGCTCCAAAGCTGCGGAGGCTGTTGCAAAGGACCCTAAGAATGCTGCTCAAAATATCACTGCAATTGCATCTGCAAATGCTACAGCAACTAGAACTACTATGACTCACACTGCAACTGCCACTACAACTGCCACTGCAACTGCTTTTAGTACAACAACTGAAACTGTAATAGCATTTGCTACCGCTGCTACTGCTAATCCTATCCCTCTTGTGGAAGTGGATGGCCAGCAGGCTAAGATTGATCTATCTCAGCCGTCATATTCTAAAGTAGAAGACTCCCAAAAGGTATTGTCTCATAAGGTTTCATCTTATGTCTTTTTAATATTTGGAATATTCTGATTTTTGTAACTATTTATGGTGTCATATGTTTGCACTGCAGAATCATCCACTTAAGAAGAAGACACCAACTAGACTTGTAAAACTACCACTTAGAAGAAGGTCACCTCTTCCAATGGGGTCTGCAGAGCTAGTAAAGCCACTGCAGCACGGTTGGAAGGCTTCTTCAAGTTTGTGCCCACCCTAGGAATCAAAGCCCCAAAAAAGAAGTGATTAATGTCCATAGGTTTAGGATGTCAGTCTAAAAGTTTGTGTTATTTTGTGAAACAATTATGACaatgttctatttattttttgtttgttcatGATGATTTATAGACTTCTCTGCAACTATGTTATGGTAATTAGGTTACCAAAAAATAGCTGAAACAATGCTAAATATCTTTTTGATTGTTATTGTCATCATTGCATTATTGCAGAACTTTAGATGAACTAATGTTATTGTAGATCAgttatgaattatattttatattaacttttgtTATTATTGCTTATCCATTTGATAATTGTGTGTTCAATTACATTTACAAAAACAAAACCATAGAAACAAGCTACTAAAGAGCACAATCATTTGATGCTTCAAAACCCACCTTATATCAATTACAatgtttataaaatatattatattaacatCATGGTTCTGCATTGCAGGACTGATTCTATTCAAACCTTTAACATCAACATTACCACAAACacaaatactataaaaaatccTAAGTCAAGTACTTGGATCATcacttttacatttttttacatCTACTTCCAGTTAACCCACCCTCCATGCAATGTTCATCTTCATCTCAccattctcatttttttcatcagATTTTACTGGCACCTTATCTTGTATAAAATTTGCCCAGACAAATAATCCGCACCAATTCTTTCTACTAGTCTGCAAATATACATCAAGTTTAGCACATTATAGTTTGGACACCCGAAAAACGGCTTATTAGGATGCGTCTCTGTCCCTGACCATCTAGGAACCTGCCGACACCTACATTCGCACCACTCTAAAAATGGTCCATGCCTGCTTCGCACATTGTTTCCTGTCCACTTTTCTGTCGCAGAAGAGCGATTCGACCTTCCTAAAATGTGATTGCCACTCATGGGTGCAATAGCAATGGCAAGAActatgtttagggtttatgattcagaaaggaaagaggaagaactatgtttagggtttatgattggTGTCAAGGACTACATTGGAGAATTTTGGAACGTATTCCGCATCAGCTAGCCATTTCAGATGTTCTACGTAGAAGTGGTAACGTTAGGTCAGCGCTCCGCCTGCTGACTTATGTCGAAATTGGGTAGAAGGATCTATATGTAGCTCGGAGTTTAAATTAAAGGGTatatttaatgcaattaaaaACTAAGGAACAACATTGGTATACGGACCAAATTTTGGAAGACTACTCTAAAAATTTACTCAAAAGAAGATTTAACGTTGTGAGTTCAATTTAAATCCTTTAACTTTAGGCCTTGTTATACTTGTTAACTTCAATTTAAAGGGTCATACTTTCACATTATTCAGAGTCCATTAATTAATGATAGGCTCATAGGCCTTGTTAGCACTTTTTTgtgcaaaatatatatttttttaatttttagattagactttatttatattaaattaaatactacttttttttctaaaaggTTAGGAGAGCATAGTTTTATAAGAATCGGATCAAATTGACCGATTTGACAAAAACTAGTCAACTTcaggtaaaaattttaaaattgatgaagatAATATTTAAACCCAAATTCTCTTTATTACTACATGCTTCTCTTACCATTAGACTTTgctatttcttattattttatatgatagttattaattatatagtaaaaatatacaataattttattagatattattttaattttacactcacttatgtttaaattaattataataNNNNNNNNNNNNNNNNNNNNNNNNNNNNNNNNNNNNNNNNNNNNNNNNNNNNNNNNNNNNNNNNNNNNNtaaaatatcaatgaagatatgtattttaaattttaattttaaatttttgattattttatattttttatctatatagAATCGAATTAATTGGttcaatcaataattttttaattaaactaataaattaatattctaCCCAGTTTAATTACCGGTTTGATTCTAATAAGTATAGGGCAAAGCTTATGCTTGCCTCCCTTGTGTTTGCCTCTATGTACAAGCGTGAAGCAGAGACGTCAGGCGTGCacatggaacaagagaagcaTGCATCAGTTgtgaacaaagagaaagaaagcaCATATACACTTAGCGCGCATTTCGCATGCCCTTTCTAATAAAGAAAGTGATAGACCGATTGGCAtgttttaatcaataaaaaatacgaCACTTCAAATAACGTGTTTTGAGTAAATACGATTTAAAGATCATATTTATGTAACTTATTTCTTTTTAGGCGAGTGTAAATTGTGGTTTCAAATGTCAattcttttacttttataattttatcaatgtGACATACATGTTCATTTAATTGATCATCATAGCatatacatataatttacatgtcAATATAGCACAAAAATAGATTACATCACCATTATAAAATAAGGAGTCCTTATAACACAAAGAAATACAGGAGATAGAATAGACCCAGCCATGAATCCAACACAAAATAAACatcaattaatatataaaacgATAAAATTAAACCTGTTTAAAACAGGCTAACCCTTCCGCATTGACATTAAAGCTCATGAATACaagaagttttattttatttcaaggtTTGCACTTCTCATCAAACATAATAATAACATGAACATACACATATATctattcatcatcatcttcaagaACCATCTTAATTTCAATGTCCTTCATACTCTGATCAATGAGATTATCAAGTTGTTTCAAATCCGCAACAGTCATGTTATCCGGTAGTTCTTGATCACTTTTCATGTACTTATACATGGAAAGAAGCATCTCCTTTTCACGATTCTCCTTACGCTTCTTCTTCAGCAACTCCTTCGCTTTAGCGATTCTCTGCAGCATGAAGCTTTCTTGATTCATGTTCTTACTTTCGTCAATCACAGATGAATTACTGTACTTCTCAATCACTTCTCTGGCCCTCTCTGGATCTGGCCAAACCTCTGCTTCTTCAGATTCAAAAGGGTTCGAGATTATAGCACAAGCTTCAATGCCGCATAGAATGCTGAGTTCATTCACCTTCTTCAGAATTcccctcttccttttcttgaaAGTTGCTTTTCTTGCTGAGTCATCAGGAATGTAAGCCAACTTCACCTTCTTTCTTGTCATGGTTTggttttgtaatttatttactcttttaatgaattttttactTTGTACATTCTGGACTTTATATGGACCTATATATGTATGTGAGTCACATTGTGATAAGGATTATCAAGACAGAGATGGAAAATTATCTCTACATATGTTGTTTCCGAATTTTTGGATGCTTTATTAAGACAAACATTAAAAGCTAATATGACAACTTAATGTATACATTGCATTCAATAATATTTGGAAATTCCGGTAGGTAATCAATAAGAATGTAGCCAACAATAAGCtaacaaatatttttgaattgcaCTCCACACTAATTAATTATCactaattagtaattatttaaattttattttttaaaaatataaaattaataattattaattactgTTATTTAGAGTTGGCTAGTTAGGAGTTAAttacctatatttttttatatttaagagaaaaaaattagccaaaacagcttaaatttattttatttagcatttattatttgttgatacaattaataaatgttaaaaaagataaatttagatGTTTTTTGTCTTTCTAATATTACcgattttaaatttagtttagtAAACTAGTTCGTTTAAACAAGTGTTGAGAGTTCGAATTCTACCTTATACATACAATAATTCATTAGCCAACTCCAAATTCTTAGATGGAGCTTCAATCCACAAcagattaatttttaacttattgaattgaaagataccgtaaaaaatcaaatatataataCTATTACTATGTAATGGTTACAAGTTAAAGATAGCAACAATATGGATTAAGTACGATTTTAGTCCCTAAGATATAAGTCGAAAATATTTTTCGTCCCCAACcattttttcatacaaaattgtCTCTTTCAGTTTAACTTGgtttaaaattgtcttttttactaaaattttaaattttattaccaaattacccaaaatttaaaaaataataaaataaaaaaaagaaaaagaaaacaaaaacggacaaaagggagaaagaagaagaaatggaggcaGCTCCCACTTCAGCGTGGTCTTTTCCCCCATTTCCTCTCTTCGAACTCGTTGTCTTtgttgtccttcttcttggtgaACTCAATAGCGGCGGTTTGGCAACGGCGTTAGAAGCTCGACGATGGCTCTCTCCCGAACTCACTGTCTTCGTCGGCCTTCTTCTTGGTGAACTCAATGGCGGCGGTTTGGCAACGGTGTTAGAAGCTCGGCGATAACGCAATGACCCCTTCTCTTTCTTCGAtctgttctctctctctctacccTTTCTCGCTCGCGCTCTCTCGTCTTCCTCACGCTGCTCGACGACGACTGCTCCGTGCCGCTGCTCCGCCCTAAGGTTCCAGTTCTGTTTCTGTTTCTAATTTTGTTAATCACATTATTTCTAATTCTGATTTTATTAGTACATTGTTAATCACAATGTTTCTAATTTTGATTCTATTTCTGATTTTGTTAATCTATTgttctgtttcttttgcttctatttttatttttcagattctGCTTATGTTTGtgttcctattttatttttaatttttttttgcttttgttttcaattctgtttcttcttttatttcttttgctttggatgctgcttctatttatatttctatttttttatgtttattatattatttctgCTTCATTGTTGTTATtactgaagaagaaaaaaaagaagaagaaatgctaTTGTGATGGAGAAAAAGAATAGAAATTGAGTATTTTGGTGAAAAAGGAGAATGGTATTTTGGTTTgaaagacgattttaaaatcaaattaaattttagtgacgattttttatgcaaaaaaaggttggagagaaaaaaattttataacctATATTTTAAAGACTAGAATCGTACTTGACCCTAATATTATTGTAAGTGACTTCTAACAAGGATGATAGTTGGAAAGAGATAGGATGATTTATCGTTTGAATTATATTAAGCGTAGTTACCTAAATCAATCCCCAaggattttaaaaatagatattttagttttcaagaaaaattaatacacagatcaaTCCTCAAGATTTTACTTCGACAGACAAATCAGTTTCCAGTACATTTTTCGGCAGAATAATTACCGAAATCAGTCcccaagaattttaaaaatagacattttagtccccgaaaaaattaatatacagatcaaTCCcaacatttttcttcttcagaCAAATAAAACCATGGGAATTAATcggtatattaatttttttggggactaaaatgtccgTTTTTAAAATCCTTAGGGATTGATTTGGGTAATTACTTTGACGAAAAATGAACTGaaaattgatttgtctgccGGAGTAAAATCTTGGAGATAGatctatgtattaattttttttggaaccTAAAATGTccgcttttaaaatttttgtaactAATTAAGGTAATTACTCTTATATTAATTACTTGgtcatatatattaattacatgcattattactttctattacattatttcacattaaatgaaattttatcatatttttttgtcaaatggttattatatatttatattattggtATGTTATAATTTGAATGCCCATTTAATGATACAagactatttttataatatgGACGACTCATTTTTTAATAGTAGAAGGCTCAAGTTCCCAAAATGAATTAActtgataaaatttgaaaaagtaaattttGTATGCATATATGGTCTGACATAGAACACACAAAATTAGCATAAGATacttctctctatatatatgtatgctaCGACATATGAAAGAGTAAATTATCAAGAAACATATGA encodes the following:
- the LOC107465047 gene encoding agamous-like MADS-box protein AGL80: MTRKKVKLAYIPDDSARKATFKKRKRGILKKVNELSILCGIEACAIISNPFESEEAEVWPDPERAREVIEKYSNSSVIDESKNMNQESFMLQRIAKAKELLKKKRKENREKEMLLSMYKYMKSDQELPDNMTVADLKQLDNLIDQSMKDIEIKMVLEDDDE